The following coding sequences are from one Lolium rigidum isolate FL_2022 chromosome 6, APGP_CSIRO_Lrig_0.1, whole genome shotgun sequence window:
- the LOC124667502 gene encoding CTP synthase-like produces MKYVPATVGLVSGLGKGVRASSVGVILKACGLGITSIKIDPYLNASAGATPPFKHGESFVLDDSGGEVDLDLGNCERFLDIKLTRNNSGKIFQSLIDKERKGEYLGKTVQDCIEPVAMIAVDGMDVSEVCMIKLDRTIGGHEFNTEDVSAPLLNGRHQSLIRQHSNEKGSHFPLSKGSLPAQPPQARKVLPCSPLRFVSQHGGAAVLHRALRGLCTGEAPFKAPPEPISLFELDTILMLIPRLLSDGHVPAAGRLLSAVLLLPGSPERLLFSPLAEHLASLPTLTPAFALLTSLRHHPVRPSALPLATPLLGNLLSMRRARDAASVLRWLCRPDSSCRPDDATYDIAVAGFCRIEDTKSVLVALREMALDGVRPSQKLQEAVRDAMLQDSRIEEAWALEETMQLPESMKTVELVDKFLGAWEE; encoded by the exons ATGAAGTACGTGCCGGCCACTGTCGGCTTGGTGAGCGGGCTCGGCAAGGGCGTCAGGGCCAGCAGCGTTGGCGTCATCCTGAAGGCGTGCGGCCTCGGCATTACGTCCATCAAGATCG ATCCTTACCTTAACGCCAGTGCTGGGGCCACGCCCCCATTCAAACATGGTGAATCGTTTGTGTTAGATGACAGTGGCGGTGAG GTCGACTTAGATCTTGGGAATTGTGAGAGGTTTCTTGATATTAAACTCACCCGAAACAACAGTGGAAAGATCTTTCAG TCTTTAATTGACAAGGAGAGGAAAGGGGAATACTTGGGAAAGACTGTGCAG GACTGCATCGAGCCTGTTGCGATGATAGCGGTGGATGGCATGGATGTATCTGAGGTGTGCATGATTAAACTGGACAGAACAATTGGTGGGCATGAGTTCAACACTGAGGATGTATCTGCCCCCCTGCTCAATGGGAGGCATCAATCATTGATCCGGCAACACTCGAATGAGAAGGGAAGCCATTTCCCACTGTCCAAGGGCTCTCTCCCGGCCCAACCCCCGCAAGCCCGAAAGGTTCTTCCTTGCTCACCTCTCCGTTTCGTGTCGCAGCATGGCGGCGCAGCCGTCCTCCACCGTGCCCTTCGTGGCCTATGCACAGGGGAAGCACCCTTTAAAGCCCCTCCTGAACCCATCTCCCTGTTTGAGCTCGACACCATCTTGATGCTCATCCCACGTCTCCTCTCCGACGGCCATGTCCCTGCCGCTGGCCGCCTCCTCTCTGCGGTGCTCCTCCTGCCCGGCTCCCCAGAACGCCTTCTATTCTCCCCACTCGCCGAGCACCTCGCCTCCCTGCCCACACTCACCCCGGCCTTTGCCCTCCTCACCTCCCTCCGCCACCACCCAGTCCGTCCCTCGGCTCTGCCCCTTGCCACCCCGCTCCTTGGCAACCTCCTATCGATGCGCCGTGCCCGTGACGCTGCCTCCGTTCTCCGCTGGCTTTGCCGTCCCGACTCCTCATGCCGACCAGACGACGCCACCTACGATATTGCTGTCGCGGGGTTCTGCAGGATCGAGGACACCAAGAGTGTGCTTGTTGCCCTCCGGGAGATGGCCTTGGACGGGGTTCGGCCCTCACAGAAGCTGCAGGAGGCGGTGCGGGATGCCATGCTGCAGGACTCAAGGATCGAGGAGGCGTGGGCTCTAGAGGAGACCATGCAGCTGCCAGAGTCTATGAAGACAGTGGAGTTGGTCGACAAGTTTCTTGGAGCGTGGGAGGAATGA